CCCATGCACAATCACAATGACTTTATCGTGAGATGATTTAGCTTCTCTAATCTGATTCGTGTTATCTATAATATCCATCGGATTAGCACCGGGTGAATCCTCTTCTGCAATTGACCACTCACTTTCACAGAAATTGATAATGGCTATTTTCAAACCATCTTTTTCGATTGACAAGTTTTTTCTTGCTTCTGTTAAATTGTTGCCGGCGCCAACGTATCTAATATTTTGTTGGATCAATTCACTAAAAGTATCAGTAATACCTTTGGCTCCATAATCCAAGATATGGTTATTAGCCATAGTTAGAGCATCAATCTTCAATTGGTGCAAGTATGGAAAGACTGTATTAGAAGACATTCTCAGGTGAGGTCCTGTCTTTGTGATTTTATGATGCGGATTATTTGGAGTAATAGGTGCCTCCAGGTTTATAATCCGGAAATCAACTTCATCAAACAAATCTTTTACGGATTTATTGATAAGTTTATTATTTTGAAAACGCTCATCAATAAAGAAATCACCAGCTATTAAAATTCTCATTAACTATTACTTTTATGATAACTTTTAAAAAATCCAATAGCACTTTTTAATATAATCGGTAAATCATTTACAATCTGTCTATTTCCTGTTTTTGCTTGAGTATAGGCCAATGTATAATGATCTGAAACTTTATCTAAGCTGAAAAATTCATTGAAACAATCAATAGAGAATTTAGAATTCATCGAATAAGACTCTTTGTCATATATTAACTTTTCGATGTTTCTTATGTTTCTATCGTTATTTAGATTCTCAAATGTGTTGCGTTCTGAAAAGTTCGTCTTGAAGGCATCTGTAAAACTCTCCTCATTAAGCAACACTGGAATATCTCCATTTTTATCAATCGCCAATATGGGTTTTCCCAATGAAGCAGCTTCCATCAGACCACGACCAGTACCAATTACAGCGTCTGCGAGATAAAGCATCTTTGAAGCCTCATTCGTAAATTCAGCATCAACTAAAAAAACAACTTTACCCTTCTTTACAAGTTCATCTTCTTGTAATTCAAGGAATATATTTTTGTCTTCAACAACCCCAATAACAAATAATTTCACATTAATACGTATTGAGTTTAAAACACGGATAAGGTTAATAGAATCATTTATACTCTTTTTATAACCAATCCCAATTCTGCAAATACGAATAAATACAAAATCATTAATTTTTTTTTCAATGGGCCAAAAATTATCATCCAATTTTAATGATCTGACTCTGTTAGGTATTAAATGAATATTAGAATTATTGTAATTAGAATTATTATTAAACCAATTTTTGTTTTCAATACTAAATAATATAAGATTATGAATATGGGGATAATAGTTTGGATTAGGACCACCACATTTATTAAGTATTATTTTATTTCTTCGGGTAGAAACGATTAATCTTACAATATTATAACCACCAACATCAAAGCAATGATAAATATCGGGATTGAATTCTCTCCTTGCTTTATTTATATCTTTCGATAGGGTTATAAGGTTAACTCCGTTAAAGAAAAAATGCTTGTAAAAAAATGGGTTTGATTCTATGATATCACTTCTGCCGGGTCCAAAAGAAATAATTTTAACATCATGTTGCTCTCCAATTTTTCTGGATATGTGATTTAAACTATGAAAATGGCCACCACGTCCATGTCCATGAACAGAAATGAAATAAAGTATTTTCATCCTCAAATAATTCGTTGTTCAACTTCTAAATCAACTCCAAATCTTTCTTTTACCCTTTTTTGTGCTTCCGCAATGATGGCTAAAATATCCTTGCCTGTTGCATTTCCTGTGTTTACTATAAAACCACTATGTTTTTCAGATATCATAGCTCCTCCAATAGAA
This genomic window from Dysgonomonadaceae bacterium zrk40 contains:
- a CDS encoding glycosyltransferase: MKILYFISVHGHGRGGHFHSLNHISRKIGEQHDVKIISFGPGRSDIIESNPFFYKHFFFNGVNLITLSKDINKARREFNPDIYHCFDVGGYNIVRLIVSTRRNKIILNKCGGPNPNYYPHIHNLILFSIENKNWFNNNSNYNNSNIHLIPNRVRSLKLDDNFWPIEKKINDFVFIRICRIGIGYKKSINDSINLIRVLNSIRINVKLFVIGVVEDKNIFLELQEDELVKKGKVVFLVDAEFTNEASKMLYLADAVIGTGRGLMEAASLGKPILAIDKNGDIPVLLNEESFTDAFKTNFSERNTFENLNNDRNIRNIEKLIYDKESYSMNSKFSIDCFNEFFSLDKVSDHYTLAYTQAKTGNRQIVNDLPIILKSAIGFFKSYHKSNS